From a region of the Manduca sexta isolate Smith_Timp_Sample1 chromosome 19, JHU_Msex_v1.0, whole genome shotgun sequence genome:
- the LOC119189831 gene encoding uncharacterized protein LOC119189831, with protein sequence MPSIRLDKSSWHHIKALQLADPNCHKPGPVDLLIGAECFASLLLPGSIKGDSNQPSALNSVFGWLLVGNVGYVEPEAHSFFVHEEPQLHDELKKLWQLEELSVFPSKPLTVEDEKCEQIFKDLQVRDPAGRYIVSLPFRNEEHETTFPGSRDTALRCFHSIEKRLLKNMELYEKYCDFMKEYLDQGHMSLVPTEELSIGKYFIPHHFVLRTESSTTPLRVVFNASAKDARGLSLNDVLLVGPKLQTNIVEILLKFRVHSVVFTADMKQMYRQILIRASDRDYQRIFWRFNADQPVQEYRLNTVTYGVSSAPFLACRTVKQLIHDEGGDFPLASQVLGSDVYVDDIITGFSNVRMAPKMRKLK encoded by the coding sequence ATGCCATCAATTCGACTTGATAAATCTTCGTGGCATCATATTAAAGCGTTGCAGTTAGCAGACCCAAATTGTCACAAACCTGGTCCAGTCGATCTTCTTATAGGTGCGGAGTGCTTTGCTTCGCTTCTGTTGCCGGGATCAATTAAAGGTGACTCCAATCAACCGTCAGCTCTTAATTCCGTATTCGGTTGGCTGCTGGTCGGGAATGTCGGATACGTAGAGCCTGAAGCACACTCGTTCTTCGTTCATGAGGAGCCACAACTTCATGATGAGTTAAAGAAATTATGGCAGCTGGAGGAATTGAGCGTTTTTCCTTCGAAACCTCTCACCGTCGAAGACGAGAAATGCGAGCAAATCTTCAAAGACCTTCAGGTAAGAGATCCCGCTGGTCGATACATTGTATCTTTGCCTTTCAGAAACGAAGAGCACGAGACTACCTTTCCCGGATCTCGTGATACAGCTTTGAGGTGCTTTCATTCAATTGAGAAACGCCTCCTCAAGAACATGGAGTTGTATGAAAAATACTGTGACTTCATGAAGGAATATCTCGATCAGGGTCACATGAGCCTTGTACCGACTGAAGAATTGAGTATCGGAAAATACTTCATTCCTCATCATTTTGTACTCCGTACGGAGAGCAGCACTACTCCTCTTCGTGTTGTATTCAACGCCTCCGCAAAAGATGCGAGAGGACTATCGTTAAATGATGTGTTGCTCGTAGGTCCTAAATTGCAAACGAATATTGTTGAAATTCTTCTAAAATTCCGCGTTCATTCTGTTGTTTTCACCGCAGACATGAAACAAATGTATCGACAAATTCTCATTCGAGCGTCTGATCGTGATTATCAGCGCATCTTCTGGCGATTTAATGCGGACCAACCCGTGCAAGAATATCGTCTTAATACCGTGACCTACGGCGTGTCTTCCGCACCTTTTCTCGCATGCCGTACTGTCAAACAGCTGATTCATGATGAGGGTGGTGACTTTCCACTTGCGAGTCAAGTTTTGGGATCCGATGTTTATGTCGATGACATAATAACTGGTTTTAGTAACGTTCGTATGGCTCCAAAAATGCGAAAACTCAAATAA